A genomic window from Bacteroidota bacterium includes:
- a CDS encoding helix-turn-helix transcriptional regulator, whose translation MALHIGKIIRQHLEELGMTKSEFARRISTSPQNIYGIFKRKSIDTELLREISRTLNYDFFQYYSSSALVVHEDKAAYGKAQVMTAMELQRELDAAKKELEILRSENAYLKEIHKLLKERSDADPAVPAPAPSKKGK comes from the coding sequence ATGGCATTACACATCGGAAAAATTATTCGCCAGCATCTTGAGGAATTGGGGATGACGAAAAGCGAGTTTGCCCGTCGTATCAGCACTTCACCGCAAAATATCTATGGTATTTTCAAGCGTAAGTCAATTGATACCGAGCTTCTCCGCGAAATTTCGCGTACCCTCAATTACGATTTCTTTCAATATTATTCTTCTTCGGCACTTGTGGTGCATGAAGACAAAGCTGCTTATGGTAAAGCTCAGGTAATGACTGCCATGGAGCTTCAGCGCGAACTCGATGCGGCTAAGAAAGAGCTCGAAATTCTGCGCAGCGAAAACGCGTATCTGAAAGAGATTCATAAACTGCTGAAAGAAAGATCAGACGCAGATCCTGCTGTTCCTGCCCCCGCCCCCAGCAAAAAAGGCAAGTAA
- the paaJ gene encoding phenylacetate-CoA oxygenase subunit PaaJ: MQPEQSTLAETAAVWNLLRRVPDPEIPVLNVVEMGIVRSVEVKDNNVFVGITPTYSGCPAMDVIGDEIKRSLTQNGFDQVSVKYMLSPAWTTDWLTDEAREKLRQYGIAPPEHSTAEKAALHGAGKTVHCPRCKSAHTHMISNFGSTACKALWQCDDCKEPFDYFKCI, from the coding sequence ATGCAGCCGGAACAATCCACTCTTGCAGAAACTGCCGCCGTGTGGAATCTCCTGCGCCGCGTACCCGATCCTGAAATACCCGTGCTGAACGTGGTGGAAATGGGTATTGTACGCAGCGTGGAAGTGAAAGACAACAACGTGTTTGTGGGCATTACACCCACCTACAGCGGCTGTCCGGCCATGGATGTAATTGGCGACGAAATAAAACGCAGCCTTACACAGAACGGCTTTGACCAGGTAAGCGTGAAATACATGCTGAGCCCGGCCTGGACTACCGACTGGCTTACCGACGAGGCCCGCGAAAAATTACGTCAATACGGCATTGCACCGCCCGAACACAGCACAGCCGAAAAAGCCGCATTACACGGCGCCGGCAAAACAGTGCATTGTCCGCGCTGTAAATCGGCACACACCCACATGATCAGCAATTTCGGCTCCACAGCCTGCAAAGCCCTCTGGCAATGCGACGATTGTAAGGAGCCGTTTGACTATTTCAAGTGCATCTGA
- a CDS encoding aldehyde dehydrogenase family protein, producing the protein MITRPDLHQALSALRSRIFFTAYPEHPGAYAETEKSLGLAAFEQHLNKPFADLLQPGTLQWAGEERSPWTMQPLGITYPVFDAGALLLRARTARHSLSDLTPEKRASILIDALELMRARFFELAFATQHTSGQSFMMAFQASGPHTADRALEALASAYEAITYFPASVWWEKPLGKTSVKLEKTYKAVGRGIALSIGCSTFPTWNSLPGIFANLMCGNPVIWKPHPGAVLPAAIAASCIQDAFAAAGSDAMALQLAPDTAAEPLAFLLAQHPLVQIIDYTGGSSFGQTLESLPGKTVFTEKAGVNSVLIESVKNLDEVLQNLAFSVCLYSGQMCTAPQNFFVPAQGVWDGEKHIPASEVATRLADAIKALTENPKTGAGTLATLQNERTLQRVANSSNLGAEVLLPSASVAQPDFPQALSISPVLLKTTASEEAIYASELFGPISIVVVTTDRDEALQLITQLARKQGAITCALYTTDAAFEKKALLHLESAFVQVSVNLTGHIWVNQHAAFSDLHVTGGNPAGNATFSNPDFVNRRFVWLSHRKAV; encoded by the coding sequence ATGATTACACGCCCTGACCTGCATCAGGCTCTTTCGGCACTGCGAAGCCGGATTTTTTTCACCGCCTATCCTGAACATCCCGGCGCTTATGCCGAAACCGAAAAAAGTCTGGGGCTTGCCGCTTTCGAACAACATCTGAATAAACCGTTTGCAGATTTGCTTCAACCCGGCACACTGCAATGGGCGGGCGAAGAACGTTCGCCCTGGACCATGCAGCCACTAGGTATTACCTACCCGGTTTTTGATGCCGGGGCACTGTTGTTGCGCGCCCGAACGGCCCGGCACAGCCTGAGCGACCTTACGCCCGAAAAGCGGGCATCCATACTTATTGATGCACTCGAACTTATGCGAGCCCGTTTTTTCGAACTGGCTTTTGCCACGCAGCACACTTCGGGCCAATCGTTTATGATGGCTTTTCAGGCTTCGGGCCCGCACACTGCCGACCGCGCGCTGGAGGCACTGGCATCGGCTTACGAGGCTATTACTTACTTCCCGGCCAGTGTGTGGTGGGAAAAACCGTTGGGTAAAACCAGTGTAAAACTCGAAAAAACCTACAAAGCCGTGGGGCGAGGCATTGCGCTGAGCATAGGCTGCTCCACTTTTCCGACGTGGAATTCGCTGCCGGGCATTTTTGCCAACCTCATGTGCGGCAACCCCGTTATCTGGAAACCACATCCGGGTGCTGTTTTGCCTGCGGCTATTGCGGCAAGCTGCATTCAGGACGCTTTTGCCGCCGCAGGTTCCGATGCGATGGCCTTGCAGCTTGCTCCCGATACCGCTGCCGAGCCGTTGGCTTTTTTACTGGCACAACATCCCCTTGTGCAGATAATCGACTACACCGGCGGCAGCAGTTTTGGACAAACGCTCGAAAGTTTGCCCGGCAAAACCGTGTTTACCGAAAAAGCCGGTGTAAACAGCGTGCTCATCGAATCAGTGAAAAACCTCGATGAGGTGCTTCAAAACCTTGCATTTTCAGTGTGCCTGTACTCCGGACAGATGTGTACGGCGCCGCAAAACTTCTTTGTTCCTGCTCAGGGTGTGTGGGATGGCGAAAAACACATTCCGGCCAGCGAGGTAGCCACACGCCTTGCCGACGCCATAAAAGCACTTACCGAAAATCCGAAAACCGGTGCCGGCACCCTTGCCACGTTGCAAAACGAACGCACACTCCAACGTGTAGCCAATTCATCCAATCTCGGCGCCGAGGTGCTGCTTCCCTCCGCCTCCGTTGCCCAGCCCGATTTTCCGCAGGCACTCAGCATTTCGCCGGTGCTGTTGAAAACAACAGCTTCGGAAGAAGCGATATATGCTTCCGAACTGTTCGGGCCCATCAGCATTGTGGTGGTAACTACCGATCGCGACGAAGCCCTGCAACTGATTACCCAGCTAGCCCGCAAGCAGGGTGCCATTACCTGTGCGCTTTATACTACCGATGCCGCCTTCGAGAAAAAAGCCCTTCTGCATCTCGAATCGGCTTTTGTACAGGTTTCGGTAAACCTCACCGGCCACATCTGGGTAAACCAGCACGCCGCTTTTTCCGACTTACACGTTACCGGCGGCAACCCTGCCGGAAACGCCACCTTCAGCAATCCTGATTTTGTAAACCGGCGCTTTGTGTGGCTTAGTCACCGCAAAGCCGTGTAA
- the pruA gene encoding L-glutamate gamma-semialdehyde dehydrogenase yields MATGFFNVPQPVNEPVKSYAPGSAERAELQQMLATLRSQELDIPMYIGGHEVRSGNLSRLAPPHDHKHTLGHFHKSDKTHVQQAIDAALAAREKWVNLSWEHRASIFLKAADLIAGPYRAKLNAATMLGQSKNAFQAEIDSACEIIDFLRFNVQFMTEIYRQQPHSAPGMWNRMEWRPLEGFIYALTPFNFTAIAGNLPSSCALMGNVVVWKPSNTQVYAANVLMEIFIRAGVPAGVINLVYPSGPDAADVIFAHPDFAGIHFTGSTGVFQDIWKTIGQNIHRYKSYPRIVGETGGKDFVMVHRSAEAPAVITALSRGAFEYQGQKCSAASRAYIPSNIWDEVKAGLQRDLASFKMGPTEDFSNFINAVIDEKSFDKLASFIDAAKNDPNVEIVAGGTYDKSKGWYIAPTVLRVDDPMYVTMCEELFGPVLTIYVYDEHKFEETLKLVDKTSIYALTGSIIAQDRYAIELATKTLEHAAGNFYINDKPTGAVVGQQPFGGARGSGTNDKAGAMINLLRWVSPRTIKETFVPPVDYRYPFLG; encoded by the coding sequence ATGGCAACAGGATTTTTTAATGTACCTCAGCCGGTAAACGAACCGGTGAAAAGTTATGCCCCCGGCAGCGCCGAACGTGCCGAATTGCAGCAAATGCTGGCTACCCTGCGCAGTCAGGAACTGGATATTCCCATGTACATTGGCGGACATGAAGTGCGCAGCGGCAATCTCAGCCGTCTTGCCCCGCCGCACGATCACAAGCATACACTCGGGCATTTTCACAAGAGCGATAAAACGCATGTGCAGCAGGCAATTGATGCGGCACTTGCCGCACGCGAAAAATGGGTGAACCTGAGCTGGGAACACCGCGCCAGCATTTTCCTGAAAGCTGCCGATCTGATTGCCGGCCCGTACCGCGCCAAACTCAATGCCGCCACCATGCTCGGCCAGTCGAAAAACGCTTTCCAGGCCGAAATCGACTCTGCCTGCGAAATCATCGACTTCCTGCGCTTCAACGTGCAGTTTATGACCGAGATTTACCGCCAGCAGCCCCACTCGGCGCCCGGCATGTGGAACCGCATGGAATGGCGTCCGCTCGAAGGATTTATTTATGCGCTTACACCGTTTAACTTCACCGCCATTGCCGGCAACCTGCCCAGCTCATGTGCCCTGATGGGTAATGTAGTGGTGTGGAAGCCCAGCAACACACAGGTGTATGCCGCCAATGTGCTTATGGAAATTTTCATCCGCGCGGGCGTGCCGGCCGGTGTAATCAATCTGGTGTATCCTTCAGGCCCGGATGCGGCGGATGTTATTTTTGCACACCCCGATTTTGCCGGCATTCACTTCACCGGTTCTACGGGTGTGTTTCAGGACATCTGGAAAACCATTGGTCAAAACATACACCGCTATAAATCGTACCCGCGCATTGTGGGCGAAACCGGCGGTAAGGATTTTGTAATGGTGCATCGTTCGGCCGAAGCGCCTGCAGTAATCACCGCACTTTCACGCGGTGCTTTTGAATATCAGGGGCAAAAATGTTCTGCAGCTTCCCGCGCCTACATTCCGTCAAATATCTGGGACGAAGTGAAAGCCGGTTTGCAGCGCGATCTTGCTTCGTTCAAGATGGGCCCCACCGAAGATTTCTCAAATTTCATCAATGCCGTAATCGACGAGAAATCGTTCGATAAGCTGGCATCGTTTATTGATGCAGCCAAGAACGATCCGAACGTGGAAATTGTGGCTGGCGGCACTTACGATAAATCAAAAGGCTGGTACATTGCGCCCACCGTACTCCGTGTGGATGATCCGATGTACGTAACCATGTGCGAGGAGCTTTTCGGACCGGTGCTTACCATTTATGTGTATGATGAGCACAAATTCGAAGAAACGCTTAAACTGGTGGATAAAACATCAATTTATGCGCTCACCGGTTCAATTATTGCGCAGGATCGTTATGCCATTGAACTGGCCACCAAAACGCTCGAACATGCGGCGGGTAATTTCTACATCAATGATAAGCCTACGGGAGCAGTAGTGGGGCAACAGCCTTTTGGCGGCGCCCGCGGTTCGGGAACAAACGACAAGGCAGGAGCAATGATAAACCTGCTGCGCTGGGTATCACCCCGTACCATTAAAGAAACCTTTGTGCCTCCTGTTGATTATCGTTATCCCTTTCTTGGATAA
- a CDS encoding toxin-antitoxin system YwqK family antitoxin — translation MKTLFLVFAFVASLALNAQQINLVNGLYTSADGKLYTGTVTEFYENGQKKFTAEVVLGKMEGTAVYFHHSGSRMEAGNYVNGLRHGIWESWNEGGLKTGEASYLMGAKNGRWLVWDSNGKLRTEMHYANGAKTGIWKMWDENGVLTGEKNYSSQAQ, via the coding sequence ATGAAAACCTTATTTCTTGTTTTTGCCTTTGTAGCTTCCCTGGCGCTTAACGCGCAGCAGATTAATCTGGTAAACGGACTTTACACCTCGGCCGACGGTAAGTTGTACACCGGTACGGTGACCGAGTTTTATGAAAACGGACAAAAGAAATTTACCGCTGAAGTGGTGCTTGGTAAAATGGAAGGCACAGCCGTGTATTTCCATCACTCAGGTTCACGCATGGAGGCCGGAAATTATGTAAACGGACTTCGCCATGGTATTTGGGAAAGCTGGAACGAGGGTGGACTCAAAACAGGTGAAGCCAGTTATCTGATGGGCGCAAAAAATGGCCGCTGGCTGGTTTGGGATTCAAACGGAAAACTTCGTACCGAAATGCATTATGCCAACGGTGCAAAAACCGGTATCTGGAAAATGTGGGATGAAAACGGTGTACTCACCGGCGAGAAAAACTACAGCTCACAGGCTCAGTAA
- a CDS encoding tungsten formylmethanofuran dehydrogenase, producing the protein MAGSITETKGKTGAVPVTVSLEAYELMCTAVAMAEIYEANREVTSKYVHATSRGHEAIQLALGLQLLPQDFLSAYYRDDSILLGIGITPYELMLQLMAKRDDPFSGGRTYYSHPSLRRDNMPKIPMQSSATGMQAIPSTGVAMGLKYLEQQKLAADFGDKLPIMACSLGDACITEGEVAEAFQMAVLKKLPILYLVQDNEWDISATAKEIRAQDASEYAKGFKGLETRTIDGTDFFRSYETLREVIGLIRKERRPFLVHAKVPLLNHHTSGVRKEWYRDDLEEAAKRDPFPRLRNQLLVNGIDSKELEAIEARAKERVAADYAKALQAEDPRPEDLFTHDFAPTPVTEERGVREPAGKEKTVMVDSALFAVQEIMAKHPEALLYGQDVGGRLGGVFREAATLAQKFGDNRVFNTPIQEAFIIGSTVGMSAAGCKPIVEVQFADYIWPGLNQLFTEVSRSCYLSDGKWPVSCVIRVPIGAYGSGGPYHSSSVESVLANIRGIKIAYPSTGADLKGLMKAAYYDPNPVVMLEHKGLYWSKIKGTEDAKTIEPDEEYIIPFGKARMVQEAPVQKDATTVTVITYGMGVYWTKNAAKAFGNRVEIVDLRTIVPLDEETVFASVRKHSRCLVVTEEPANNGFGQALTGRIQRACFEALDAPVELIGAENLPAIPLNSTLEATMLPNADKVAAALERLLNY; encoded by the coding sequence ATGGCGGGATCTATTACGGAAACAAAAGGAAAAACAGGCGCCGTTCCTGTTACTGTTTCGCTTGAAGCGTATGAACTGATGTGTACTGCCGTGGCTATGGCTGAAATTTATGAAGCCAACCGCGAAGTCACTTCCAAATATGTGCATGCTACCTCACGCGGCCACGAAGCCATACAGCTGGCGCTGGGGCTGCAGCTGTTGCCGCAGGATTTTCTCTCCGCGTATTACCGCGACGACAGCATTCTGCTCGGCATTGGCATTACACCATACGAACTCATGCTGCAGCTCATGGCCAAGCGCGACGATCCGTTTTCGGGCGGGCGTACGTATTACAGCCACCCGAGTTTGCGCCGCGATAACATGCCCAAAATACCTATGCAAAGCTCGGCCACGGGCATGCAGGCCATTCCGAGCACCGGTGTGGCTATGGGTTTAAAATACCTCGAACAGCAAAAACTGGCGGCCGACTTTGGCGATAAACTTCCCATAATGGCCTGTTCGCTGGGCGATGCCTGCATTACCGAAGGCGAAGTGGCCGAAGCCTTTCAGATGGCTGTGCTTAAAAAGCTGCCCATTCTTTATCTCGTGCAGGACAATGAATGGGACATTTCGGCCACCGCGAAAGAAATCCGTGCGCAGGATGCCAGCGAATATGCCAAAGGCTTCAAAGGCCTTGAAACGCGCACCATTGACGGTACCGACTTTTTCCGCAGCTATGAAACCCTGCGTGAAGTAATTGGTCTGATACGCAAGGAACGCCGTCCGTTTCTGGTACATGCCAAAGTGCCGCTGCTCAACCACCACACTTCGGGTGTGCGTAAAGAGTGGTATCGCGACGATCTGGAAGAAGCCGCCAAGCGCGATCCGTTTCCGCGTTTGCGCAACCAGTTGCTGGTAAACGGCATCGACAGCAAAGAACTTGAAGCCATTGAAGCCCGCGCCAAAGAACGCGTGGCTGCCGATTATGCCAAAGCCCTTCAGGCCGAAGATCCGCGCCCGGAAGACCTGTTTACACATGATTTTGCGCCCACGCCTGTAACGGAAGAGCGCGGTGTGCGCGAGCCCGCAGGTAAAGAGAAAACTGTAATGGTGGACTCGGCCCTGTTTGCCGTGCAGGAAATTATGGCCAAACATCCCGAAGCCCTGCTCTACGGCCAGGATGTGGGCGGCCGGCTTGGCGGCGTGTTCCGCGAAGCCGCTACACTGGCTCAGAAATTTGGCGACAACCGTGTATTTAACACGCCCATTCAGGAAGCCTTTATCATTGGCAGCACGGTGGGCATGTCGGCTGCAGGCTGCAAACCCATTGTGGAAGTACAGTTTGCCGATTACATCTGGCCGGGCCTGAATCAGCTTTTCACCGAGGTGAGCCGCTCGTGTTACCTTTCCGACGGCAAATGGCCGGTAAGTTGTGTAATCCGTGTGCCTATTGGCGCCTACGGAAGCGGTGGCCCCTACCACTCTTCAAGCGTTGAATCCGTGCTGGCCAATATCCGCGGCATCAAAATCGCGTATCCTTCTACCGGTGCCGATTTGAAAGGCCTGATGAAAGCAGCTTACTACGATCCGAATCCCGTTGTGATGCTGGAACACAAAGGTCTTTACTGGTCGAAAATAAAAGGCACCGAAGATGCAAAAACCATTGAGCCGGATGAAGAGTACATCATCCCCTTTGGCAAAGCCCGCATGGTGCAGGAAGCGCCGGTGCAGAAAGACGCTACAACCGTTACGGTAATTACCTACGGTATGGGCGTGTACTGGACCAAAAACGCGGCAAAAGCCTTTGGGAACCGGGTAGAAATTGTGGATCTGCGTACAATTGTACCGCTCGATGAAGAAACTGTATTTGCATCGGTACGCAAGCACAGCCGCTGTCTGGTAGTTACCGAGGAGCCCGCCAACAATGGTTTTGGACAGGCGCTTACCGGCCGTATTCAGCGTGCATGCTTTGAGGCACTTGACGCCCCGGTTGAACTGATTGGTGCGGAGAATCTTCCGGCTATTCCGCTCAACTCCACACTCGAAGCAACCATGCTGCCCAATGCCGATAAGGTGGCGGCTGCACTGGAGCGTTTGCTGAATTATTGA
- a CDS encoding TlpA family protein disulfide reductase, protein MIRPGTGAKIGLIIGLIAAPIILYNRYRVPPDIAFGNLTLHTAAGKPASLNEYAGKVVVLNFWASWCADCLREMPSMADAQQQLAGENVAFVCITDETDERLQRFLSSHNYPFVFLRSAQTHKSNGIHALPCTYIIDRTGKVAYSVMGSTAWNEPDQINRIRALAR, encoded by the coding sequence ATGATAAGGCCCGGAACAGGTGCTAAAATTGGTCTGATAATCGGGCTTATTGCCGCACCCATTATTCTCTACAACCGCTACCGCGTACCGCCCGACATTGCATTCGGCAATCTCACACTGCATACAGCGGCGGGTAAGCCCGCATCACTCAACGAATATGCAGGCAAAGTGGTAGTGCTCAACTTCTGGGCATCGTGGTGCGCCGACTGTTTACGGGAAATGCCTTCGATGGCAGATGCGCAGCAACAGCTGGCCGGCGAAAATGTAGCCTTTGTGTGCATTACCGACGAAACCGACGAACGCCTGCAACGCTTTCTAAGCTCACACAATTACCCGTTTGTGTTTTTACGCAGCGCACAAACACATAAAAGCAACGGCATTCACGCACTGCCCTGCACCTACATAATTGACCGTACCGGCAAAGTAGCCTACAGTGTAATGGGTTCCACCGCCTGGAACGAGCCGGACCAGATAAACCGCATTCGCGCACTGGCCCGCTAA
- a CDS encoding carboxypeptidase-like regulatory domain-containing protein → MKKYLFIFFFTLQAVLVSATVPGTQPVFLSGTVSDAATGETLAGVEIHIKGSSQVIFTDLEGRFTLADLPEGEVVLEFHSQFYEVKNVSVNVNANETSSFQQEALTIQLQGR, encoded by the coding sequence ATGAAAAAATACCTGTTTATATTCTTCTTTACTCTTCAGGCCGTTCTGGTTTCGGCTACTGTGCCCGGCACGCAGCCCGTATTTCTCAGTGGTACAGTTTCAGATGCCGCCACCGGTGAAACACTTGCCGGTGTGGAAATTCACATCAAAGGTTCGTCGCAGGTTATCTTTACCGATCTGGAAGGCCGGTTTACGCTGGCTGATTTACCCGAAGGTGAAGTTGTGCTTGAGTTTCACAGCCAGTTCTACGAAGTAAAAAATGTGTCCGTGAACGTAAACGCTAACGAAACATCTTCTTTCCAGCAGGAGGCTCTTACCATACAGCTTCAAGGCCGCTGA
- a CDS encoding orotate phosphoribosyltransferase has translation MVTNTETASKVAEFLLQIKAIKLQPAQPFTWASGWKSPIYCDNRKTLSYPKVRTFIRQQFVQLIHAHFPRPDVIAGVATGAIAQGALVAEEMGLPFVYVRPEPKKHGLGNMIEGEIASGQSVVVIEDLISTGGSSLKAVEALRDAGCEVKGMAAIFTYGFPDAEKNFAAAGVELITLSNYPSLIRQALHDNYITEQDLETLEAWRKNPSGWGV, from the coding sequence ATGGTCACGAACACCGAGACCGCTTCTAAAGTTGCGGAATTTCTCCTACAAATTAAAGCAATTAAGCTTCAGCCTGCACAACCCTTTACCTGGGCCTCTGGCTGGAAATCGCCTATTTACTGCGATAACCGTAAAACGCTCTCGTACCCCAAAGTACGTACTTTTATACGTCAGCAGTTTGTTCAGCTTATCCACGCGCATTTTCCCCGTCCCGATGTAATTGCCGGTGTTGCCACCGGAGCCATTGCACAGGGTGCACTGGTGGCCGAAGAAATGGGGCTGCCTTTTGTATATGTGCGTCCTGAGCCCAAAAAGCACGGACTGGGCAACATGATTGAGGGCGAAATTGCCTCCGGACAATCGGTGGTGGTTATTGAAGACCTGATTTCTACTGGCGGCAGCAGCCTTAAAGCTGTAGAAGCCCTTCGCGATGCAGGCTGCGAAGTAAAAGGCATGGCGGCTATTTTCACCTACGGGTTTCCGGATGCCGAAAAGAATTTTGCTGCAGCAGGTGTCGAACTCATTACGCTGAGCAATTACCCTTCGCTCATCCGACAGGCATTACACGATAATTATATTACCGAACAAGATCTCGAAACACTCGAAGCCTGGAGGAAAAATCCCTCGGGGTGGGGAGTATAA
- the paaC gene encoding phenylacetate-CoA oxygenase subunit PaaC: protein MSETNKQQALFEILLRLGDNSLVIGHRLSEWCSKGPILEEDLALANIALDCIGQARLLLTYAGETEGKGRSEDDLAYGRLSADYRNALLAEQPNGDFGVTIARQLYYTVFADLCYSALRQSTDAQLAGIAAKAHKEIQYHLRHCTEWTLRLGDGTEESHRRMQKGIDELWMYTGDLFASTEADAQLVAAGIIPDIASLHGPWKKQLESILSQATLTLPPDSWMQKGSREGVHTEALSYLLGEMQTLTRAYPGVNW, encoded by the coding sequence ATGAGCGAAACCAATAAACAACAGGCGTTGTTCGAAATTCTGCTTCGCCTTGGCGATAACAGCCTTGTAATCGGGCACCGGCTTTCCGAATGGTGCAGCAAAGGCCCCATTCTGGAAGAAGATCTGGCACTGGCCAATATTGCACTCGATTGCATTGGTCAGGCACGCCTGCTGCTTACGTATGCCGGCGAAACAGAAGGCAAAGGCCGGAGCGAAGATGATCTCGCTTATGGCCGCCTCTCGGCCGATTACCGCAATGCCCTGCTTGCAGAACAGCCTAACGGCGATTTCGGAGTGACCATTGCCCGCCAGCTTTACTACACGGTATTTGCCGATCTGTGCTACAGCGCCCTTCGCCAAAGTACCGATGCACAGCTTGCTGGCATTGCCGCTAAAGCACACAAGGAAATTCAATACCACCTGCGCCACTGCACGGAATGGACACTTCGCCTCGGCGATGGTACCGAAGAAAGCCACCGCCGCATGCAAAAAGGCATCGACGAGCTTTGGATGTACACCGGCGATTTATTTGCCTCCACCGAAGCCGATGCCCAACTCGTTGCCGCAGGCATTATTCCCGACATTGCCTCACTTCACGGGCCGTGGAAAAAGCAGCTCGAAAGCATACTCAGCCAGGCCACACTTACACTTCCGCCAGACAGCTGGATGCAAAAAGGCAGCCGTGAGGGCGTGCATACCGAAGCCCTGAGCTACCTGCTGGGCGAAATGCAAACACTTACCCGCGCCTATCCCGGTGTGAACTGGTAA
- a CDS encoding NUDIX domain-containing protein: protein MYKVFINNRPLILAQAPFVGSYKQGMLYIRYDAPALLREIILQAHASGENFPEVLLVHGNVNTLLADFENSCTVIEAAGGRVLNKKGHTLMIFRSGRWDLPKGKIDPGETPEQAALREVEEECGISGLQIEKQLQTTWHTYMHGNEPIIKKTYWYLMHCTDTRKLVPQLEEGITQAEWLDDVGLYQAMKNTYRSVTEIIGQP, encoded by the coding sequence ATGTATAAAGTTTTCATCAACAACCGTCCGCTCATACTTGCTCAGGCGCCCTTTGTTGGCAGCTACAAACAAGGCATGCTTTACATACGCTATGATGCGCCGGCGCTTTTACGTGAAATCATCCTTCAGGCCCACGCATCGGGCGAAAATTTTCCGGAGGTACTGCTTGTTCACGGAAATGTGAATACGCTGCTTGCCGATTTTGAAAACTCCTGTACAGTTATTGAAGCAGCAGGTGGCAGGGTGTTGAATAAAAAAGGCCACACGCTGATGATTTTTCGCAGCGGCAGGTGGGATCTGCCCAAAGGTAAAATAGACCCCGGCGAAACACCTGAACAGGCAGCCCTGCGCGAAGTGGAAGAAGAATGCGGTATTTCGGGACTGCAGATTGAAAAACAGCTTCAAACTACCTGGCATACCTACATGCATGGCAACGAACCCATTATAAAAAAAACATACTGGTATCTGATGCATTGCACGGATACACGCAAACTCGTGCCGCAACTGGAGGAAGGAATTACGCAGGCCGAGTGGCTTGATGATGTAGGCCTTTATCAGGCCATGAAAAACACCTACCGTTCGGTGACCGAAATTATTGGTCAGCCCTGA
- a CDS encoding helix-turn-helix transcriptional regulator, with protein MALHIGKLIRKRIEQAGMNKSEFARRINSTPQNVYSIFKRESIDTDLLWEISRVLNYDFFQHYTTSGGAYLNDDSMSYKNASELNKELAQVKRDTELFAQENRYLKELVRLLRGRTEGLPFELPEQPAKTSDTKKSSQKQVSQKNTKTTKANTKKQPKTTKAAAGSSLKRK; from the coding sequence ATGGCACTACACATCGGAAAATTAATCCGCAAACGCATCGAGCAGGCGGGCATGAACAAGAGCGAATTTGCCCGCCGGATCAACTCTACACCGCAAAATGTGTACAGCATTTTCAAACGCGAATCAATAGATACCGATTTACTCTGGGAAATTTCGCGTGTATTGAATTACGATTTTTTTCAGCATTACACTACTTCCGGCGGGGCCTATCTGAACGACGATTCAATGTCGTACAAGAATGCTTCGGAACTGAACAAGGAACTGGCTCAGGTAAAACGAGACACCGAATTGTTTGCGCAGGAAAACCGATATCTCAAAGAGTTAGTAAGGCTGCTTCGTGGTCGAACCGAAGGTCTGCCTTTCGAATTGCCTGAACAACCGGCAAAAACGTCAGATACTAAAAAGTCGTCCCAGAAGCAGGTATCACAAAAAAACACTAAAACCACCAAAGCGAACACAAAGAAACAACCTAAAACCACTAAAGCTGCCGCTGGCAGTTCGCTCAAACGCAAATAA